The following coding sequences are from one Mycolicibacterium aichiense window:
- a CDS encoding epoxyqueuosine reductase has product MRPQLSDHPTVQAVRARRRATPAPVIDADWLREICLAAGADDVAFAAVDNPDLESEREHVEAALPGTRSYISLVVRMNRDNVRSVARSVANQEFHRSGEIINEAAHRITRALEDAGHRALNPSATFPMEMDRYPGRIWVVAHKPVAVAAGLGVMGIHRNVIHPKFGNFVLLATILVDAPVSSYGAPLDYSPCLECKLCVAACPVGAIKKDGEFDFLACSVHNYREFMGGFTDWAQTIADSEDAADFRSRVTDSENASMWQSLSFKANYKAAYCLAVCPAGEDVIEPYLDDRKAFMDLVLRPLQEKVETLYVLPNSAAKAHAERRYPHKPVKVVDSGVRGRA; this is encoded by the coding sequence ATGCGTCCACAACTTTCCGACCATCCGACCGTGCAGGCGGTACGAGCCAGGCGGCGCGCCACGCCGGCACCGGTGATCGACGCCGACTGGCTCCGTGAGATCTGTCTGGCCGCCGGGGCCGACGACGTGGCATTCGCCGCCGTCGACAACCCGGACCTGGAAAGCGAACGCGAGCATGTCGAGGCCGCACTGCCCGGCACCCGGAGCTACATCTCGCTGGTGGTGCGGATGAATCGGGACAACGTCCGCTCGGTGGCCCGAAGTGTGGCCAATCAGGAGTTCCACCGCAGCGGGGAGATCATCAACGAGGCCGCGCACCGGATCACCCGGGCCCTCGAGGACGCCGGCCACCGGGCATTGAACCCCTCGGCCACTTTCCCGATGGAGATGGACCGCTACCCCGGCCGGATCTGGGTGGTCGCCCACAAACCCGTCGCGGTGGCCGCCGGACTGGGTGTGATGGGCATCCACCGCAACGTCATCCATCCCAAGTTCGGCAACTTCGTCTTGTTGGCCACGATTCTCGTTGACGCGCCGGTCAGCAGTTACGGTGCACCACTGGACTATTCACCGTGCCTGGAATGCAAGCTCTGTGTGGCGGCCTGCCCGGTGGGTGCGATCAAGAAAGACGGCGAGTTCGACTTCCTGGCCTGCTCGGTGCACAACTACCGTGAGTTCATGGGTGGGTTCACCGACTGGGCGCAGACCATCGCCGACAGCGAAGATGCAGCCGACTTTCGTTCACGGGTAACCGATTCGGAAAACGCCTCGATGTGGCAGAGCCTGTCGTTCAAGGCGAACTACAAAGCGGCCTACTGCCTCGCGGTCTGCCCCGCCGGCGAGGACGTCATCGAGCCCTATCTGGACGACCGCAAGGCTTTCATGGACCTGGTGTTGCGGCCGTTGCAGGAGAAAGTGGAAACCCTTTACGTGCTGCCCAATTCAGCGGCAAAGGCACATGCCGAGCGGCGTTACCCGCACAAGCCGGTCAAAGTCGTCGACTCCGGGGTGCGGGGGCGCGCGTAG
- a CDS encoding MFS transporter, which yields MRQGPLAGRYPAVAAMVTLALIPYLALSAALDPLVPIISEQLHMTTQTMALSSGLGNAAYAVGTVLAVQFAQHLPQRRMLLAYAVVLVIGSVVAAAAPNATAFIAGHVLQGLATSMLLIAAAPPLTIGFPRDKLRNTAVIMNMCVFGAVALGPFLGGVQAEAHAWRPLFWIVAAVALLALVLAALTFDDAPPADPEAPRDLKAIGLATVGCTAAFVGAAQLSSHELSDFAVTAPMFGGLALIVALIVYQFRAHRPLLTIRTMLTSAIPVAGVGVALFAAAASIAATTLTASVFMQYFSPVQVGLIYLPELGGAIVMAVVFGVVITRRAMHFLPLVGMGLLAAGIAVFRASLPANAPLALVGSALTGLALGATVAPALFVAGFSLRSNSLQRVFAIIELLRAVAAFMVAPIFAHLATRYSGDLLEGTNVALWVGFALAIGGAAFGVAVYALSGARPQTPDLDEFLDGDSPAWYSPPLLARLRGLPPAPPAIATQPAASPVAHRHPSHAGGPVLFAYDGSDLARYAITQAAQQLSPYRDAVVVCVWQPVDVGFTPSDNRPFDADCAGEVRRAAEQTAAHGATLARAAGFEACSLAIEAAPTWKGIVDAADRHDAGLIVLGPHRRSGLLGHLQGSVAAAVLSHTTIPVLLVPQPSADRGPERPPIRQEAGVASAR from the coding sequence ATGCGCCAGGGCCCGCTCGCGGGGCGCTATCCGGCCGTGGCCGCCATGGTCACCCTCGCCCTGATCCCCTATCTGGCGCTGTCGGCCGCGCTGGATCCGCTCGTCCCGATCATCTCCGAGCAGTTGCACATGACGACTCAGACGATGGCGCTGAGTTCAGGTCTGGGCAACGCCGCCTACGCCGTGGGCACGGTGCTCGCCGTGCAGTTCGCGCAGCATCTTCCGCAGCGCCGGATGCTGCTCGCCTACGCCGTTGTCCTCGTCATCGGATCGGTCGTCGCCGCTGCCGCGCCGAATGCCACCGCGTTCATCGCCGGCCACGTCCTGCAGGGCCTGGCGACCAGCATGCTGCTGATCGCCGCCGCCCCGCCGCTGACGATCGGATTTCCGCGGGACAAGCTCCGCAACACCGCGGTCATCATGAACATGTGCGTGTTCGGAGCCGTCGCGCTCGGACCGTTCCTCGGCGGCGTGCAGGCCGAGGCGCACGCCTGGCGACCGCTGTTCTGGATCGTTGCCGCCGTCGCACTGCTGGCTCTCGTCCTGGCGGCGCTGACGTTCGACGACGCACCGCCTGCAGACCCGGAGGCGCCGCGCGATCTGAAGGCGATCGGGCTGGCGACCGTCGGATGCACTGCCGCGTTCGTCGGCGCGGCGCAGCTGAGCAGCCACGAGCTCTCCGACTTCGCCGTCACCGCACCGATGTTCGGCGGCCTGGCGCTCATCGTGGCGCTGATCGTCTACCAGTTCCGCGCGCACCGGCCGCTGCTGACCATCCGGACGATGTTGACCAGTGCGATCCCGGTGGCCGGCGTCGGCGTCGCACTGTTCGCCGCGGCCGCCTCGATCGCGGCGACCACACTGACCGCGTCGGTGTTCATGCAGTACTTCAGTCCCGTCCAGGTGGGTCTGATCTACCTGCCGGAACTGGGCGGCGCGATCGTCATGGCCGTGGTGTTCGGTGTCGTCATCACTCGCCGTGCCATGCACTTCCTGCCGCTCGTCGGGATGGGCCTGCTAGCTGCCGGCATCGCGGTGTTCCGGGCGTCGCTGCCGGCGAATGCGCCACTGGCACTTGTCGGTTCGGCGCTGACAGGGTTGGCATTGGGTGCCACCGTCGCACCGGCACTGTTCGTCGCCGGGTTCTCCCTGCGGTCCAACAGCCTGCAGCGGGTGTTCGCGATCATCGAATTGCTGCGTGCCGTCGCGGCATTCATGGTGGCGCCGATCTTCGCGCACCTCGCGACGCGCTACTCCGGTGACCTGCTAGAAGGCACCAACGTCGCGCTGTGGGTGGGTTTCGCACTCGCGATCGGCGGCGCGGCGTTCGGCGTCGCCGTCTACGCACTCAGCGGCGCCCGCCCACAGACACCCGATCTCGACGAGTTCCTCGACGGCGACTCCCCCGCGTGGTATTCACCGCCGCTGCTGGCCCGGTTGCGAGGGCTGCCGCCCGCACCGCCGGCCATCGCCACGCAACCGGCGGCATCGCCCGTCGCCCATCGTCACCCCTCGCACGCAGGCGGTCCGGTGCTGTTCGCCTATGACGGTTCGGATCTGGCGCGCTATGCGATCACCCAAGCAGCGCAACAGCTTTCACCCTATCGTGATGCTGTGGTGGTCTGCGTCTGGCAGCCGGTCGACGTCGGCTTCACGCCGAGCGACAATCGGCCATTCGACGCCGACTGCGCCGGCGAGGTACGCCGGGCCGCCGAACAGACCGCCGCGCACGGCGCCACCCTTGCGCGCGCGGCCGGTTTCGAGGCGTGCAGCCTCGCGATCGAGGCGGCACCGACCTGGAAGGGGATCGTCGACGCCGCCGATCGCCACGACGCCGGCCTGATCGTGCTCGGTCCACACCGTCGCAGCGGTCTGCTCGGACACCTGCAGGGCAGCGTCGCGGCGGCGGTGCTGTCCCACACCACCATTCCGGTCCTGCTGGTCCCTCAGCCGTCGGCCGACCGGGGGCCGGAGCGGCCACCGATTCGTCAGGAAGCGGGAGTAGCCTCGGCGCGGTGA